The DNA segment TCACACGAAAAATAAAACTTTCGACGAGTAGCTTTGTTTGCGGACGGACGGCAAGATAAATTTGCGCTCAAAACGTTAAAAAACAAACGCCGTCTCTGCTTCGCCGATTTTTACGACCTTGCCTTTGCGCGTCATCACGCCCAAGCCGTGTTCTATGTCCCACGAGCAGCTAAACTCAAAGCCGATTTTCGCTGTGTCGCCTAGGATATAGATATTTTGCAGCTCCAATAGTTCGCTAAGCTCCTGCGGCGTGCAGATGCCTGGCATGAAATCGCTTTTCGTCTCGCTCGGATAGTCGTAAATTTTCTGCCATTTTGGGTAGTTTTTTAAAATTTCAGCTAAGATGCCCGTTAAAATTTCTTCCTGATTTTGCTTTAGAAACTCTAGCGCGTCCGATTGCGCCTGGCTTGGCTCGTCCGTCTCCTCGCCGTCTTCATCTAAAAACGCGCAGCGAAACTCGCCCTCTTGCTCTAAAGTTTTACCGAAATACTCCAGCCGCAGCGGAAAACTAAAGTCCTCGTATTCCTCATCTTCAAA comes from the Campylobacter rectus genome and includes:
- a CDS encoding DUF6985 domain-containing protein, with protein sequence MNAQKIMDEIGIFLDRSLLKKSKITKAEIIRFIEAKWAGADDEKYRIYASYIYAARMVNEYKWAGDTPNMLRWLGEMDKHARSNENPPYVSDYYKGECCLECGAEQEALKFLHKSYEANEEYLFTRSPKVAEFFNAHLAEPKILPKFEDEEYEDFSFPLRLEYFGKTLEQEGEFRCAFLDEDGEETDEPSQAQSDALEFLKQNQEEILTGILAEILKNYPKWQKIYDYPSETKSDFMPGICTPQELSELLELQNIYILGDTAKIGFEFSCSWDIEHGLGVMTRKGKVVKIGEAETAFVF